A single genomic interval of Cucumis sativus cultivar 9930 chromosome 5, Cucumber_9930_V3, whole genome shotgun sequence harbors:
- the LOC101214075 gene encoding OVARIAN TUMOR DOMAIN-containing deubiquitinating enzyme 4: MLGVLCARPKPWILVSLSNFIHGSAVYHHHHHQSRLLVQSPIQFDRRQRHHSSACKLAGGGAASIWHAIMPSGAGSSSNLCRPAIHCHERKGEGSWNVAWDARPARWLHRPDSAWLLFGVCACIAPLDWVDASHEAVSLDQKKEVCESSGPEFNQNDESSADYRVTGVLADGRCLFRAIAHGACLRSGEEAPDDDRQRELADELRAKVVDELLKRRKETEWYIEGDFDAYVKRIQQPFVWGGEPELLMASHVLKTPISVFMRERSSDGLINIAKYGQEYQKGEESPINVLFHGYGHYDILETSSDKVSLKLSM; this comes from the exons ATGCTCGGAGTACTTTGTGCTCGTCCTAAGCCTTGGATTCTCGTTTCCCTATCCAATTTCATTCACGGCTCAGCCGTTTACCATCACCACCATCATCAAAGCCGGTTACTCGTTCAGAGTCCCATCCAATTCGATCGGCGACAGCGCCACCATTCCAGCGCCTGCAAGCTTGCGGGCGGTGGTGCTGCTTCGATATGGCACGCTATAATGCCTTCTGGTGCGGGAAGCAGTAGCAATCTCTGCCGTCCGGCGATTCACTGCCATGAGCGCAAAGGAGAGGGATCTTGGAACGTCGCCTGGGACGCTCGCCCGGCTCGTTGGCTCCACCGTCCCGATTCGGCTTGGCTGCTGTTTGGTGTCTGTGCCTGTATTGCGCCGCTTGATTGGGTGGATGCAAGTCATGAGGCTGTATCGTTAGATCAGAAGAAGGAAGTGTGTGAATCGAGCGGCCCTGAATTTAATCAAAACGATGAGAGCTCTGCTGATTACAGGGTGACAG GTGTGCTAGCGGATGGTCGGTGCTTGTTTAGGGCAATCGCTCATGGAGCTTGTTTGAGAAGTGGGGAAGAAGCTCCTGATGATGATCGTCAAAGAGAACTCGCTGATGAATTAAGGGCTAAG GTTGTGGATGAGCTCTTAAAGAGGCGGAAGGAAACAGAGTG GTATATTGAAGGAGATTTTGATGCGTATGTGAAGAGAATTCAGCAACCTTTCGTGTGGGGTGGAGAACCTGAGTTACTTATGGCATCTCATGTTCTGAa GACTCCAATATCAGTATTCATGAGAGAGAGGAGCTCAGATGGTCTGATAAACATAGCCAAGTATGGTCAAGAGTATCAGAAAGGTGAAGAAAGTCCTATCAACGTGCTGTTCCATGGGTATGGTCATTATGATATTCTGGAGACTTCGTCAGACAAAGTTTCACTGAAACTAAGCATGTAG